In one window of Chanodichthys erythropterus isolate Z2021 chromosome 23, ASM2448905v1, whole genome shotgun sequence DNA:
- the LOC137013956 gene encoding putative leucine-rich repeat-containing protein DDB_G0290503 encodes MADSKDVVGSDSQLSPEFIQELLPSAERTALLYHLSFLCLGGFPKLERMIRDQAIETQMLFVSSEAVLLKCAGTSSNLVTSLFPVLIKAVEKNKPVLAVLYLEKARTWIEDIVRAVDDMVKRYDQRAQSVKTCTSDVYQEQNQTEGKIKEKTVEMKALEDALVKLKEELKKNDSEMTEIENKIKKNTEEQEVLIKNNGYRRSFFWGLFSYYVHYNNDAIRAKQAEQTTLIQEKDSVRNKKWEINIKQTDLQLKLANCNIQLGAIPSPVHLKQVQKCLDQIRQILVDLNKFWMKVGVLLGTLKDKTFAGDKLIEYLEDMKEEFLNSIEEAKLYWKRFGECCQRAQGIFSVQSKDAYKFLEVNPSSLSEAERNKQYNSIMEKLKKINPQGSAKAAITA; translated from the exons atggcCGATAGCAAAG ATGTTGTCGGCAGTGATTCTCAGTTGAGTCCAGAGTTCATCCAGGAGCTTCTCCCGTCTGCGGAGCGAACGGCTCTCCTCTATCATCTGTCATTCTTGTGTCTGGGAGGCTTCCCAAAGCTGGAGCGTATGATCAGAGACCAAGCTATTGAAACACAAATGCTGTTCGTATCCTCTGAGGCTGTTCTGCTGAAG TGTGCCGGCACGAGTTCCAACCTGGTCACCTCGCTGTTCCCGGTACTGATAAAAGCTGTTGAGAAGAACAAACCCGTACTGGCTGTGCTCTACCTGGAGAAAGCCAGAACATGGATCGAGGACATCGTCAGAGCCGTGGATGACATGGTGAAGAG GTATGATCAACGAGCCCAAAGTGTGAAAACATGCACCAGTGATGTGTATCAAGAACAGAACCAGACAGAAGgaaaaataaaggaaaaaacTGTCGAGATGAAGGCTCTGGAGGATGCTTTGGTCAAGCTTAAAGAGGAGCTGAAAAAAAATGACAGCGAAATGACTGAAATtgagaacaaaataaaaaaaaacacagaagagCAGGAGGTTCTGATCAAAAATAATGGATACCGTCGGTCTTTTTTCTGGGGCTTGTTCTCATATTATGTACACTATAACAATGATGCCATTCGTGCTAAACAAGCCGAACAGACCACTCTTATCCAAGAAAAGGACAGTGTGCGAAACAAAAAGTGGGAAATTAACATCAAACAGACTGATCTTCAGCTGAAGTTGGCCAATTGCAATATACAGCTGG GTGCAATTCCCAGTCCTGTTCACCTGAAGCAAGTGCAGAAGTGTCTTGATCAAATCCGACAAATTCTGGTTGATCTTAATAAGTTCTGGATGAAAGTGGGTGTTTTGCTGGGCACACTGAAAGACAAGACCTTTGCTGGAGATAAACTGATTGAATACCTGGAAGACATGAAGGAGGAGTTTCTGAACTCCATTGAAGAAGCAAAACTG TACTGGAAAAGATTTGGTGAATGCTGTCAGAGAGCACAGGGCATCTTCAGCGTTCAGTCTAAGGACGCATATAAATTCCTGGAGGTCAATCCGTCTTCACTCTCAGAGGCTGAAAGAAATAAGCAGTACAACTCTATCATGGAGAAGCTGAAGAAGATCAATCCTCAGGGCTCGGCCAAAGCCGCCATCACTGCGTGA